Proteins encoded within one genomic window of Sinorhizobium sp. B11:
- the treZ gene encoding malto-oligosyltrehalose trehalohydrolase — MTEYDFGPRIAGEAVHFRLWAPLQTEVFLAIEGGETVPMTRFDDGWHRCQIEGAAPGTAYSFILQDGLSVPDPASRYQPRDVHGPSEVVDPNGFQWKTGNWSGRSLEDLVLYELHVGAFTPEGTFAAAIDRLDHLKSLGVTGIQIMPIADFPGRRGWGYDGVLPYAPDSSYGRPEELKRLVDEAHARDICVFLDVVYNHFGPDGNYLPLMVPLFTEHHKTPWGNAVNYDGEGSRLIREFVVQNAIYWISEFRFDGLRLDAVHAIKDGSKEHLLHELARRVRSAAGERKIHLFVENEDNDASLLERDDEGRPRFYSAQWNDDVHHVLHVAATGETFGYYADYADEMEKIGRGLAEGFVFQGEHMPYRGDERGTISKHLPPSAFISFIQNHDQIGNRALGDRMVASRPVAALQAIACVYLLCPQVPMIFMGEEWGAEEPFPYFCDFNDDLNEKVRAGRRQELSRLPGFDADDLPDPTAEATFTSAKLDWTKRETDRGRQWLDFYRGLIALRRKHIAPTATGATVSARYHASNGGGLKVEWQLFDGRKLQLRANLSEQADKTDEAADDEQIFFQFGSFVSGRMAPWSVVWSLVRNERWQPG, encoded by the coding sequence ATGACTGAATACGACTTTGGCCCCCGTATCGCCGGGGAGGCCGTGCATTTTCGCCTTTGGGCGCCCCTCCAGACCGAGGTCTTTCTGGCGATCGAGGGCGGCGAAACAGTTCCGATGACACGCTTTGACGATGGCTGGCACCGCTGCCAGATCGAAGGCGCGGCGCCAGGAACTGCCTATTCTTTCATCCTACAGGACGGTCTGTCCGTTCCCGATCCGGCTTCGCGATACCAGCCGCGTGATGTACACGGCCCGAGCGAAGTCGTCGATCCTAACGGCTTCCAATGGAAAACCGGGAACTGGAGCGGTCGCAGCTTGGAGGACCTCGTCCTTTATGAGCTGCACGTCGGCGCATTTACCCCCGAAGGAACCTTCGCCGCTGCCATCGATCGCCTCGACCATCTAAAATCGCTCGGCGTGACCGGTATACAGATCATGCCGATTGCCGATTTTCCCGGTCGTCGCGGTTGGGGCTACGATGGGGTGTTGCCTTACGCGCCGGACAGCAGCTACGGCCGTCCTGAAGAGTTGAAACGGCTCGTCGACGAAGCCCATGCGCGCGACATCTGTGTTTTCCTGGACGTGGTCTATAATCATTTCGGCCCGGATGGAAATTACCTGCCGCTCATGGTGCCGCTTTTTACGGAGCATCATAAGACGCCCTGGGGCAACGCCGTCAATTATGACGGGGAAGGTTCCCGGCTGATCCGGGAGTTCGTCGTTCAAAACGCCATCTACTGGATCAGCGAGTTCAGGTTCGACGGTCTTCGCCTCGATGCGGTTCACGCGATCAAGGATGGCTCCAAGGAGCACCTCCTCCACGAGTTGGCGAGGCGCGTGCGCTCGGCAGCCGGTGAACGAAAGATCCACCTTTTCGTCGAGAATGAAGACAATGATGCTTCGCTTCTCGAGCGTGACGACGAGGGCCGGCCACGGTTCTATTCGGCGCAGTGGAACGACGATGTCCATCATGTCCTGCACGTTGCCGCAACCGGAGAAACTTTCGGCTACTATGCCGATTATGCGGATGAAATGGAAAAGATCGGGCGAGGATTGGCGGAAGGTTTCGTGTTCCAGGGGGAGCACATGCCCTATCGTGGAGACGAACGGGGAACGATCAGCAAACATCTGCCGCCCTCGGCATTCATCTCATTCATTCAGAACCATGACCAGATTGGCAACCGGGCCCTCGGCGACCGCATGGTCGCCAGCCGGCCCGTCGCCGCGCTTCAGGCTATTGCTTGCGTCTACCTTTTGTGTCCGCAAGTGCCGATGATCTTCATGGGGGAAGAATGGGGTGCTGAAGAGCCCTTCCCCTATTTCTGTGACTTCAACGACGATCTCAACGAGAAGGTCAGGGCGGGCCGCCGCCAGGAACTCTCTCGCCTGCCTGGTTTCGACGCCGACGACTTGCCGGACCCGACAGCGGAAGCGACCTTCACCTCGGCGAAACTCGACTGGACGAAACGCGAAACGGACAGAGGCAGACAGTGGCTGGATTTTTATCGTGGCCTGATTGCGTTGCGCCGGAAGCACATCGCACCGACGGCGACAGGGGCAACCGTTAGCGCGCGATATCACGCGTCAAACGGGGGCGGCCTGAAGGTCGAGTGGCAACTCTTTGATGGGCGAAAGCTGCAGCTTCGTGCCAACCTCAGCGAACAGGCTGACAAGACAGATGAAGCGGCAGACGACGAGCAGATTTTCTTCCAGTTCGGCTCGTTCGTATCGGGTCGGATGGCTCCATGGTCGGTCGTCTGGTCCCTGGTCAGGAATGAGCGATGGCAGCCTGGATAG
- the glgX gene encoding glycogen debranching protein GlgX, with amino-acid sequence MTQSKLEILPGEHTRLGANCDDEGVNFAVFSAHAQRVELCIFSDDGKSEVERLVLPEFTNEIWHGYVPRLKPGSLYGLRVHGPYEPQNGHRFNANKLLIDPYARELVGDIRWGQAQFGYQMDSDDKDLSFDESDSAAFMPKCKVVDPSAYDWGNDTGPAIPWARTIFYETHVKGFTQLHPAVPEKLRGTFEGLGQRAIVDYVKSLGVTSIELLPIHWFADDAHLLDRGLRNYWGYNSLGFFAPASRYFGPQGIAGFRDMIRAFHDAGIEVILDVVYNHTAEGNELGPTLCFKGIDNFSYYRTMPDEPRYYINDTGTGNTVNTSHPRVLQMVTDSLRYWAQDMHVDGFRFDLGTILGREPEGFDQRGGFFDAVGQDPVLAKVKLIGEPWDIGPGGYQVGGFPPGWAEWNDKYRDTVRDYWKDQDGTTQDFAARVLGSGDVYDLRGRRPWAGVNFITAHDGFTLNDLVSYNDKHNEANQEDNQDGHSDNRSFNYGVEGPTEDEGINLARERQKRNLLATLFLSHGTPMLLAGDEFGRSQMGNNNGYCQDSDLSWVHWDGLPASAEVLREFTKKLIALRHAQPILRRENWRDGMVVSWLNPGGGEQTDEQWADAGSTTIGLRLERRQTERDSGLWEDVLILFNPHDGDVSFLLPQIDIGWTVVLETADPDGYARPVGGSNYLLTSRSLVVLKAGNGGDHD; translated from the coding sequence ATGACACAATCAAAGCTGGAAATCTTGCCGGGCGAGCATACGCGTCTTGGCGCAAATTGCGACGACGAGGGCGTCAATTTCGCTGTGTTCAGCGCTCATGCGCAGCGTGTAGAACTCTGCATCTTTTCGGACGACGGAAAATCAGAGGTCGAACGCCTTGTTCTGCCGGAATTCACCAATGAGATCTGGCACGGTTACGTCCCCCGACTGAAACCAGGTAGCCTTTACGGTTTGCGTGTGCATGGGCCTTATGAGCCCCAGAACGGTCATCGCTTTAACGCCAACAAGCTGTTGATCGATCCCTATGCAAGGGAGTTGGTCGGGGACATCCGCTGGGGGCAAGCCCAGTTCGGCTACCAGATGGACAGCGACGACAAGGATCTTTCCTTTGACGAAAGCGACAGCGCCGCATTCATGCCGAAATGCAAGGTAGTGGATCCCTCCGCTTATGACTGGGGAAATGACACCGGGCCAGCTATCCCCTGGGCCAGGACGATCTTTTACGAGACACATGTCAAGGGATTTACGCAACTGCACCCGGCTGTGCCCGAAAAGCTTCGCGGCACGTTCGAAGGGCTTGGGCAGCGGGCAATCGTTGACTACGTAAAGAGCCTTGGCGTCACATCGATCGAACTGCTGCCGATCCACTGGTTTGCCGATGATGCCCATCTTCTCGACAGGGGTTTGAGAAACTACTGGGGCTATAATAGCCTCGGCTTCTTCGCGCCGGCCTCCCGTTATTTCGGCCCGCAAGGCATTGCCGGTTTTCGTGACATGATCCGCGCCTTCCATGACGCCGGCATCGAAGTCATCCTCGACGTCGTCTATAACCATACGGCCGAAGGCAACGAGTTGGGACCTACCCTGTGCTTCAAGGGCATCGACAACTTTTCCTATTACCGCACCATGCCGGACGAGCCGCGCTACTATATCAACGACACCGGAACCGGCAACACAGTCAACACCTCACATCCCCGCGTGCTGCAGATGGTCACGGATTCATTGCGCTATTGGGCGCAGGACATGCATGTCGACGGTTTTCGCTTTGATCTCGGCACCATCCTCGGTCGCGAGCCCGAAGGTTTCGACCAGCGCGGAGGGTTCTTCGACGCCGTCGGCCAGGACCCGGTCCTGGCGAAGGTCAAATTGATCGGCGAGCCCTGGGACATTGGCCCGGGCGGCTACCAGGTTGGAGGGTTCCCGCCGGGATGGGCGGAGTGGAACGACAAATATCGCGACACAGTTCGTGACTATTGGAAGGATCAGGATGGAACCACGCAGGACTTTGCCGCGCGCGTTCTCGGCTCCGGCGATGTCTACGACCTGCGCGGACGACGACCATGGGCAGGCGTCAATTTCATCACCGCCCATGACGGCTTCACGCTGAACGATCTCGTTTCCTATAACGACAAGCATAATGAGGCCAATCAGGAGGACAATCAGGACGGTCACAGCGACAATCGCAGCTTCAATTACGGCGTGGAAGGACCGACCGAGGACGAGGGTATCAACCTCGCCCGAGAGCGACAGAAACGCAACCTGCTCGCAACGCTCTTCCTGTCGCACGGAACGCCCATGCTGCTCGCCGGCGACGAATTCGGCCGCAGTCAGATGGGGAACAACAATGGTTACTGCCAGGACAGCGATCTCAGCTGGGTGCACTGGGACGGCCTGCCTGCAAGCGCCGAAGTGCTGCGCGAATTTACAAAAAAACTAATTGCATTGCGCCATGCACAGCCGATCCTGCGACGCGAGAACTGGCGCGATGGCATGGTCGTCTCCTGGCTCAATCCCGGTGGCGGGGAGCAGACCGACGAACAGTGGGCTGATGCCGGCAGCACAACGATCGGCCTCAGGCTGGAGCGACGCCAGACAGAACGAGACAGCGGACTGTGGGAGGACGTGTTGATCCTGTTCAACCCACATGATGGCGATGTTTCCTTCTTGCTTCCGCAAATAGACATCGGTTGGACTGTCGTGCTTGAGACGGCCGATCCGGACGGCTACGCCCGACCGGTCGGCGGATCGAACTACCTTCTGACCTCACGCAGCCTCGTGGTCCTGAAGGCAGGCAACGGTGGCGATCATGACTGA